In Osmerus eperlanus unplaced genomic scaffold, fOsmEpe2.1 SCAFFOLD_49, whole genome shotgun sequence, a single genomic region encodes these proteins:
- the LOC134015511 gene encoding thyroglobulin-like isoform X15, giving the protein MNMMFTLCLLLCATLALGKMPPEVSTVCVPVISGPHTRCQREASVTVPGAFLSQCDPQGQYLPTQCWEATGYCWCVNAAGEEVQGTRTPPGQPRPNCAVRPLTLCEQRRASVTATVAGAYVPQCDSQGRFLPTQCWESTGQCWCVNAAGEMVPGTMTSQGQPRPNCAGSTPTLPGHPLTMCEWWRAGVSHLPGSFQPQCDSQGQFLPIQCWEATGQCWCINRAEEVVLGTLTPRGRPRPSCTGLSQTSCERLRASASQVPGAYVPQCDSEGRFLPTQCRVSTGQCWCVNAAGDEVPGTLTSPGQTRPTCPVRLMTRCEFWSASVSHLPGAYVPQCDSQGQFLPTQCRVSTGQCWCVTPAGEMVSGTLTSQGQPRPNCAGSTPTLPGHPLTMCEWWRAGVSHRPGSFQPQCDSQGQFLPIQCWEATGQCWCINRAEEVVLGTLTPRGRPRPSCTGLSQTSCERLRASASQVPGAYVPQCDSEGRFLPTQCRVSTGQCWCVNAAGDEVPGTLTSPGQTRPTCPVRLLTRCEFWSASVSHLPGAYIPQCDSQGSFFPTQCWVSTGQCWCVTPAGEVVPGTVTPAGQERHSCTDRPQTLCEERRTAGATVAGAYVPQCDSQGQFLPTQCRVSTGQCWCVTPAGEMVSGTLTPQGQPRPNCAGSTPTLPGHPLTMCEWWRAGVSHLPGSFQPQCDSQGQFLPIQCWEATGQCWCINRAEEVVLGTLTPRGQPRPSCTGLSQTSCERLRASASQVPGAYVPQCDSEGRFLPTQCRVSTGQCWCVNAAGDEVPGTLTSPGQTRPTCPVRLMTRCEFWSASVSHLPGAYVPQCDSQGQFLPTQCRVSTGQCWCVTPAGEMVSGTLTPQGQPRPNCAGSTPTLPSHPLTMCEWWRAGVSHRPGSFQPQCDSQGQFLPIQCWEATGQCWCINRAEEVVLGTLTPRGQPRPSCTGLSQTSCERLRASASQVPGAYVPQCDSEGRFLPTQCRVSTGQCWCVNAAGDEVPGTLTSPGQTRPTCPVRLLTRCEFWSASVSHLPGAYIPQCDSQGSFFPTQCWVSTGQCWCVTPAGEVVPGTVTPAGQERHSCTDRPQTLCEERRTAGATVAGAYVPQCDSQGQFLPTQCWESTGQCWCVNAAGEMVPGTLTPQGQPRPSCADRPQTRCELWRASVSQLPGAYVPQCDAQGQFLPTQCRVSTGQCWCVTPAGEVVSGTLTSQGQPRPTCTGVLPPYPPTVPTLPDRPQTLCEQRRASVTVAGAYVPQCDSQGQFLPTQCWESTGQCWCVNAAGEMVPGTLTPQGQPRPSCADRPQTRCELWRASVSHLPGAYVPQCDSQGQFLPTQCRVSTGQCWCVTPAGEVVSGTLTSQGQPRPTCTGVLPPYPPTVPTLPDRPQTLCEQRRASGTVAGAYVPQCDSQGQFLPTQCQESTGQCWCVTPAGEVVSGTLTPQGQPRPNCAGLSPTSCERLRASASQVPGAYVPQCDSEGRFLPTQCRVSTGQCWCVNAAGDEVPGTLTSPGQTRPTCPVRLMTRCEFWSASVSHLPGAYIPQCDSQGRFFPTQCWVSTGQCWCVTPAGEVVPGTVTPAGQERHSCTDRPQTLCEQRRTGVMVAGAYVPQCDSQGQFLPTQCWESTGQCWCVNAAGEVVPGTLTPQGQPRPNCAVRPQTYCEYWRSGVTAPGAYLPQCDSEGRFLPTQCWSSIGHCWCVNGAGDGISGTLTPPGQPKPNCEVVPLTFCQLWRNSVTPLPGALVPQCDPQGQFQPTQCWRTSSDSSGYCGCFSPAGEAIPGTQTPPGQPRPSCA; this is encoded by the exons atgaacatgatgtTCACCCTGTGTCTGCTGCTCTGCGCTACTCTGGCTCTGGGGAAAATGCCACCTGaag tctctacagtgtgtgtaccAGTGATTTCAGGTCCTCACACTAGGTGCCAGAGAGAGGCCAGTGTGACGGTCCCTGGAGCCTTCCTGTCCCAGTGTGACCCCCAGGGCCAGTACCTCCCCACCCAGTGCTGGGAGGCTACAGGGTACTGCTGGTGCGTCAACGCTGCAGGAGAGGAGGTACAGGGTACGCGTACTCCTCCAGGACAACCAAGACCCaactgtgcag tccgTCCTCTGACCTTGTGTGAGCAGAGGAGGGCCAGTGTGACCGCGACGGTCGCTGGAGCTTACGTCCCCCAGTGTGACTCCCAGGGCCGGTTCCTCCCTACCCAGTGCTGGGAGTCTACAGGGCAGTGCTGGTGTGTCAACGCTGCTGGAGAAATGGTCCCTGGGACAATGACTTCTCAAGGACAACCAAGACCCAACTGTGCAG gttcCACCCCCACTCTCCCAGGTCATCCTCTGACCATGTGTGAGTGGTGGAGGGCCGGTGTGTCCCACCTCCCTGGATCCTTCCAACCCCAGTGTGACTCCCAGGGCCAGTTCCTCCCCATCCAGTGCTGGGAGGCTACAGGGCAATGCTGGTGTATCAACCGTGCTGAAGAAGTGGTCCTTGGGACACTGACTCCTCGAGGACGACCAAGACCCAGCTGTACAG gTCTTTCTCAGACTAGCTGTGAACGTTTGAGGGCCAGTGCTTCCCAAGTCCCTGGAGCCTACGTCCCCCAGTGTGACTCAGAGGGCAGGTTCCTCCCCACCCAGTGCCGGGTCTCTACAGGGCAGTGCTGGTGTGTCAACGCTGCTGGAGATGAGGTCCCTGGGACACTCACTTCTCCAGGCCAAACAAGACCCACCTGTCCAG TTCGTCTTATGACCAGGTGTGAGTTCTGGAGCGCCAGTGTGTCCCACCTCCCTGGAGCTTACGTCCCCCAGTGTGACTCCCAGGGCCAGTTCCTCCCTACCCAGTGCCGGGTCTCTACAGGGCAGTGCTGGTGTGTCACCCCTGCTGGAGAGATGGTCTCTGGGACACTGACTTCTCAAGGACAACCAAGACCCAActgtgccg gttcCACCCCCACTCTCCCAGGTCATCCTCTGACCATGTGTGAGTGGTGGAGGGCCGGTGTGTCCCACCGCCCTGGATCCTTCCAACCCCAGTGTGACTCCCAGGGCCAGTTCCTCCCCATCCAGTGCTGGGAGGCTACAGGGCAATGCTGGTGTATCAACCGTGCTGAAGAAGTGGTCCTTGGGACACTGACTCCTCGAGGACGACCAAGACCCAGCTGTACAG gTCTTTCTCAGACTAGCTGTGAACGTTTGAGGGCCAGTGCTTCCCAAGTCCCTGGAGCCTACGTCCCCCAGTGTGACTCAGAGGGCAGGTTCCTCCCCACCCAGTGCCGGGTCTCTACAGGGCAGTGCTGGTGTGTCAACGCTGCTGGAGATGAGGTCCCTGGGACACTCACTTCTCCAGGCCAAACAAGACCCACCTGTCCAG TTCGTCTTCTGACCAGGTGTGAGTTCTGGAGCGCCAGTGTGTCCCACCTCCCTGGAGCCTACATCCCCCAGTGTGACTCCCAAGGCAGCTTCTTCCCCACCCAGTGCTGGGTCTCTACAGGGCAGTGCTGGTGTGTCACCCCTGCTGGAGAAGTGGTCCCTGGGACAGTGACTCCTGCGGGACAAGAAAGACACAGCTGCACAG atcgtcCCCAGACCTTGTGCGAGGAGCGAAGGACCGCCGGGGCGACGGTCGCTGGAGCCTACGTCCCCCAGTGTGACTCCCAGGGCCAGTTCCTCCCTACCCAGTGCCGGGTCTCTACAGGGCAGTGCTGGTGTGTCACCCCTGCTGGAGAGATGGTCTCTGGGACACTGACTCCTCAAGGACAACCAAGACCCAActgtgccg gttcCACCCCCACTCTCCCAGGTCATCCTCTGACCATGTGTGAGTGGTGGAGGGCCGGTGTGTCCCACCTCCCTGGATCCTTCCAACCCCAGTGTGACTCCCAGGGCCAGTTCCTCCCCATCCAGTGCTGGGAGGCTACAGGGCAATGCTGGTGTATCAACCGTGCTGAAGAAGTGGTCCTTGGGACACTGACTCCTCGAGGACAACCAAGACCCAGCTGTACAG gTCTTTCTCAGACTAGCTGTGAACGTTTGAGGGCCAGTGCTTCCCAAGTCCCTGGAGCCTACGTCCCCCAGTGTGACTCAGAGGGCAGGTTCCTCCCCACCCAGTGCCGGGTCTCTACAGGGCAGTGCTGGTGTGTCAACGCTGCTGGAGATGAGGTCCCTGGGACACTCACTTCTCCAGGCCAAACAAGACCCACCTGTCCAG TTCGTCTTATGACCAGGTGTGAGTTCTGGAGCGCCAGTGTGTCCCACCTCCCTGGAGCTTACGTCCCCCAGTGTGACTCCCAGGGCCAGTTCCTCCCTACCCAGTGCCGGGTCTCTACAGGGCAGTGCTGGTGTGTCACCCCTGCTGGAGAGATGGTCTCTGGGACACTGACTCCTCAAGGACAACCAAGACCCAActgtgccg gttcCACCCCCACTCTCCCAAGTCATCCTCTGACCATGTGTGAGTGGTGGAGGGCCGGTGTGTCCCACCGCCCTGGATCCTTCCAACCCCAGTGTGACTCCCAGGGCCAGTTCCTCCCCATCCAGTGCTGGGAGGCTACAGGGCAATGCTGGTGTATCAACCGTGCTGAAGAAGTGGTCCTTGGGACACTGACTCCTCGAGGACAACCAAGACCCAGCTGTACAG gTCTTTCTCAGACTAGCTGTGAACGTTTGAGGGCCAGTGCTTCCCAAGTCCCTGGAGCCTACGTCCCCCAGTGTGACTCAGAGGGCAGGTTCCTCCCCACCCAGTGCCGGGTCTCTACAGGGCAGTGCTGGTGTGTCAACGCTGCTGGAGATGAGGTCCCTGGGACACTCACTTCTCCAGGCCAAACAAGACCCACCTGTCCAG TTCGTCTTCTGACCAGGTGTGAGTTCTGGAGCGCCAGTGTGTCCCACCTCCCTGGAGCCTACATCCCCCAGTGTGACTCCCAAGGCAGCTTCTTCCCCACCCAGTGCTGGGTCTCTACAGGGCAGTGCTGGTGTGTCACCCCTGCTGGAGAAGTGGTCCCTGGGACAGTGACTCCTGCGGGACAAGAAAGACACAGCTGCACAG atcgtcCCCAGACCTTGTGCGAGGAGCGAAGGACCGCCGGGGCGACGGTCGCTGGAGCCTACGTCCCCCAGTGTGACTCCCAGGGCCAGTTCCTCCCCACCCAGTGCTGGGAGTCTACAGGGCAATGCTGGTGTGTCAACGCTGCTGGAGAAATGGTCCCTGGGACACTGACTCCCCAAGGACAACCAAGACCCagctgtgcag aTCGTCCTCAGACTAGGTGTGAACTGTGGAGGGCCAGTGTGTCCCAACTCCCTGGAGCCTACGTCCCCCAGTGTGACGCCCAGGGCCAGTTCCTCCCCACCCAGTGCCGGGTCTCTACAGGGCAGTGCTGGTGTGTCACTCCTGCCGGAGAAGTGGTCTCTGGGACACTTACTTCTCAAGGACAACCAAGACCCACCTGCACAGgtgttctccctccctatcctccTACCGTCCCCACCCTTCCAGATCGTCCCCAGACCTTGTGTGAGCAGAGGAGGGCCAGTGTGACGGTCGCTGGAGCCTACGTCCCCCAGTGTGACTCCCAGGGCCAGTTCCTCCCCACCCAGTGCTGGGAGTCTACGGGGCAATGCTGGTGTGTCAACGCTGCTGGAGAAATGGTCCCTGGGACACTGACTCCCCAAGGACAACCAAGACCCagctgtgcag aTCGTCCTCAGACTAGGTGTGAACTGTGGAGGGCCAGTGTGTCCCACCTCCCTGGAGCTTACGTCCCACAGTGTGACTCTCAGGGCCAGTTCCTCCCCACCCAGTGCCGGGTCTCTACAGGGCAGTGCTGGTGTGTCACCCCTGCTGGAGAGGTGGTCTCTGGGACACTGACTTCTCAAGGACAACCAAGACCCACCTGCACAGgtgttctccctccctatcctccTACCGTCCCCACCCTTCCAGATCGTCCCCAGACCTTGTGTGAGCAGAGGAGGGCCAGTGGGACAGTCGCTGGAGCCTACGTCCCCCAGTGTGACTCTCAGGGCCAGTTCCTCCCTACCCAGTGCCAGGAGTCTACAGGGCAGTGCTGGTGTGTCACCCCTGCTGGAGAGGTGGTCTCTGGGACACTGACTCCTCAAGGACAACCAAGACCCAactgtgcag gTCTTTCTCCGACTAGCTGTGAACGTTTGAGGGCCAGTGCTTCCCAAGTCCCTGGAGCCTACGTCCCCCAGTGTGACTCAGAGGGCAGGTTCCTCCCCACCCAGTGCCGGGTCTCTACAGGGCAGTGCTGGTGTGTCAACGCTGCTGGAGATGAGGTCCCTGGGACACTCACTTCTCCAGGCCAAACAAGACCCACCTGTCCAG TTCGTCTTATGACCAGGTGTGAGTTCTGGAGCGCCAGTGTGTCCCACCTCCCTGGAGCCTACATCCCCCAGTGTGACTCCCAAGGCAGATTCTTCCCCACCCAGTGCTGGGTCTCTACAGGGCAGTGCTGGTGTGTCACCCCTGCTGGAGAAGTGGTCCCTGGGACAGTGACTCCTGCGGGACAAGAAAGACACAGCTGCACAG atcGTCCCCAGACCTTGTGTGAACAGAGAAGGACCGGTGTGATGGTCGCTGGAGCTTACGTTCCCCAGTGTGACTCCCAGGGCCAGTTCCTCCCCACCCAGTGCTGGGAGTCTACGGGGCAATGCTGGTGTGTCAACGCTGCTGGAGAGGTGGTCCCTGGGACACTGACTCCGCAAGGACAACCAAGACCGAACTgtgcag tTCGTCCTCAGACTTACTGTGAGTACTGGAGGTCTGGTGTGACAGCCCCTGGAGCGTACCTCCCCCAGTGTGACTCAGAGGGCCGGTTCCTCCCCACCCAGTGCTGGAGCTCCATAGGGCACTGCTGGTGTGTCAATGGTGCTGGAGACGGGATCTCTGGTACACTTACTCCTCCAGGACAACCAAAACCCaactgtgaag tTGTTCCTCTGACCTTCTGTCAGCTGTGGAGGAACAGTGTGACCCCTCTCCCTGGTGCTTTAGTCCCCCAGTGTGACCCCCAGGGCCAGTTCCAGCCCACCCAATGCTGGAGAACATCCTCGGATTCTTCAGGTTATTGTGGCTGTTTCAGCCCTGCTGGAGAAGCCATCCCTGGGACACAAACTCCTCCAGGACAACCCAGACCCTCCTGCGCCTAG
- the LOC134015511 gene encoding thyroglobulin-like isoform X12 yields the protein MNMMFTLCLLLCATLALGKMPPEVSTVCVPVISGPHTRCQREASVTVPGAFLSQCDPQGQYLPTQCWEATGYCWCVNAAGEEVQGTRTPPGQPRPNCAVRPLTLCEQRRASVTATVAGAYVPQCDSQGRFLPTQCWESTGQCWCVNAAGEMVPGTMTSQGQPRPNCAGSTPTLPGHPLTMCEWWRAGVSHLPGSFQPQCDSQGQFLPIQCWEATGQCWCINRAEEVVLGTLTPRGRPRPSCTGLSQTSCERLRASASQVPGAYVPQCDSEGRFLPTQCRVSTGQCWCVNAAGDEVPGTLTSPGQTRPTCPVRLMTRCEFWSASVSHLPGAYVPQCDSQGQFLPTQCRVSTGQCWCVTPAGEMVSGTLTSQGQPRPNCAGSTPTLPGHPLTMCEWWRAGVSHRPGSFQPQCDSQGQFLPIQCWEATGQCWCINRAEEVVLGTLTPRGRPRPSCTGLSQTSCERLRASASQVPGAYVPQCDSEGRFLPTQCRVSTGQCWCVNAAGDEVPGTLTSPGQTRPTCPVRLLTRCEFWSASVSHLPGAYIPQCDSQGSFFPTQCWVSTGQCWCVTPAGEVVPGTVTPAGQERHSCTDRPQTLCEERRTAGATVAGAYVPQCDSQGQFLPTQCRVSTGQCWCVTPAGEMVSGTLTPQGQPRPNCAGSTPTLPGHPLTMCEWWRAGVSHLPGSFQPQCDSQGQFLPIQCWEATGQCWCINRAEEVVLGTLTPRGQPRPSCTGLSQTSCERLRASASQVPGAYVPQCDSEGRFLPTQCRVSTGQCWCVNAAGDEVPGTLTSPGQTRPTCPVRLMTRCEFWSASVSHLPGAYVPQCDSQGQFLPTQCRVSTGQCWCVTPAGEMVSGTLTPQGQPRPNCAGSTPTLPSHPLTMCEWWRAGVSHRPGSFQPQCDSQGQFLPIQCWEATGQCWCINRAEEVVLGTLTPRGQPRPSCTGLSQTSCERLRASASQVPGAYVPQCDSEGRFLPTQCRVSTGQCWCVNAAGDEVPGTLTSPGQTRPTCPVRLLTRCEFWSASVSHLPGAYIPQCDSQGSFFPTQCWVSTGQCWCVTPAGEVVPGTVTPAGQERHSCTDRPQTLCEERRTAGATVAGAYVPQCDSQGQFLPTQCWESTGQCWCVNAAGEMVPGTLTPQGQPRPSCADRPQTRCELWRASVSQLPGAYVPQCDAQGQFLPTQCRVSTGQCWCVTPAGEVVSGTLTSQGQPRPTCTGVLPPYPPTVPTLPDRPQTLCEQRRASVTVAGAYVPQCDSQGQFLPTQCWESTGQCWCVNAAGEMVPGTLTPQGQPRPSCADRPQTRCELWRASVSHLPGAYVPQCDSQGQFLPTQCRVSTGQCWCVTPAGEVVSGTLTSQGQPRPTCTGVLPPYPPTVPTLPDRPQTLCEQRRASGTVAGAYVPQCDSQGQFLPTQCQESTGQCWCVTPAGEVVSGTLTPQGQPRPNCAGSTPTLPGHPLTMCEWWRAGVSHLPGSFQPQCDSQGQFLPIQCWEATGQCWCINRAEEVVLGTLTPRGRPRPSCTGLSPTSCERLRASASQVPGAYVPQCDSEGRFLPTQCRVSTGQCWCVNAAGDEVPGTLTSPGQTRPTCPVRLMTRCEFWSASVSHLPGAYIPQCDSQGRFFPTQCWVSTGQCWCVTPAGEVVPGTVTPAGQERHSCTDRPQTLCEQRRTGVMVAGAYVPQCDSQGQFLPTQCWESTGQCWCVNAAGEVVPGTLTPQGQPRPNCAVRPQTYCEYWRSGVTAPGAYLPQCDSEGRFLPTQCWSSIGHCWCVNGAGDGISGTLTPPGQPKPNCEVVPLTFCQLWRNSVTPLPGALVPQCDPQGQFQPTQCWRTSSDSSGYCGCFSPAGEAIPGTQTPPGQPRPSCA from the exons atgaacatgatgtTCACCCTGTGTCTGCTGCTCTGCGCTACTCTGGCTCTGGGGAAAATGCCACCTGaag tctctacagtgtgtgtaccAGTGATTTCAGGTCCTCACACTAGGTGCCAGAGAGAGGCCAGTGTGACGGTCCCTGGAGCCTTCCTGTCCCAGTGTGACCCCCAGGGCCAGTACCTCCCCACCCAGTGCTGGGAGGCTACAGGGTACTGCTGGTGCGTCAACGCTGCAGGAGAGGAGGTACAGGGTACGCGTACTCCTCCAGGACAACCAAGACCCaactgtgcag tccgTCCTCTGACCTTGTGTGAGCAGAGGAGGGCCAGTGTGACCGCGACGGTCGCTGGAGCTTACGTCCCCCAGTGTGACTCCCAGGGCCGGTTCCTCCCTACCCAGTGCTGGGAGTCTACAGGGCAGTGCTGGTGTGTCAACGCTGCTGGAGAAATGGTCCCTGGGACAATGACTTCTCAAGGACAACCAAGACCCAACTGTGCAG gttcCACCCCCACTCTCCCAGGTCATCCTCTGACCATGTGTGAGTGGTGGAGGGCCGGTGTGTCCCACCTCCCTGGATCCTTCCAACCCCAGTGTGACTCCCAGGGCCAGTTCCTCCCCATCCAGTGCTGGGAGGCTACAGGGCAATGCTGGTGTATCAACCGTGCTGAAGAAGTGGTCCTTGGGACACTGACTCCTCGAGGACGACCAAGACCCAGCTGTACAG gTCTTTCTCAGACTAGCTGTGAACGTTTGAGGGCCAGTGCTTCCCAAGTCCCTGGAGCCTACGTCCCCCAGTGTGACTCAGAGGGCAGGTTCCTCCCCACCCAGTGCCGGGTCTCTACAGGGCAGTGCTGGTGTGTCAACGCTGCTGGAGATGAGGTCCCTGGGACACTCACTTCTCCAGGCCAAACAAGACCCACCTGTCCAG TTCGTCTTATGACCAGGTGTGAGTTCTGGAGCGCCAGTGTGTCCCACCTCCCTGGAGCTTACGTCCCCCAGTGTGACTCCCAGGGCCAGTTCCTCCCTACCCAGTGCCGGGTCTCTACAGGGCAGTGCTGGTGTGTCACCCCTGCTGGAGAGATGGTCTCTGGGACACTGACTTCTCAAGGACAACCAAGACCCAActgtgccg gttcCACCCCCACTCTCCCAGGTCATCCTCTGACCATGTGTGAGTGGTGGAGGGCCGGTGTGTCCCACCGCCCTGGATCCTTCCAACCCCAGTGTGACTCCCAGGGCCAGTTCCTCCCCATCCAGTGCTGGGAGGCTACAGGGCAATGCTGGTGTATCAACCGTGCTGAAGAAGTGGTCCTTGGGACACTGACTCCTCGAGGACGACCAAGACCCAGCTGTACAG gTCTTTCTCAGACTAGCTGTGAACGTTTGAGGGCCAGTGCTTCCCAAGTCCCTGGAGCCTACGTCCCCCAGTGTGACTCAGAGGGCAGGTTCCTCCCCACCCAGTGCCGGGTCTCTACAGGGCAGTGCTGGTGTGTCAACGCTGCTGGAGATGAGGTCCCTGGGACACTCACTTCTCCAGGCCAAACAAGACCCACCTGTCCAG TTCGTCTTCTGACCAGGTGTGAGTTCTGGAGCGCCAGTGTGTCCCACCTCCCTGGAGCCTACATCCCCCAGTGTGACTCCCAAGGCAGCTTCTTCCCCACCCAGTGCTGGGTCTCTACAGGGCAGTGCTGGTGTGTCACCCCTGCTGGAGAAGTGGTCCCTGGGACAGTGACTCCTGCGGGACAAGAAAGACACAGCTGCACAG atcgtcCCCAGACCTTGTGCGAGGAGCGAAGGACCGCCGGGGCGACGGTCGCTGGAGCCTACGTCCCCCAGTGTGACTCCCAGGGCCAGTTCCTCCCTACCCAGTGCCGGGTCTCTACAGGGCAGTGCTGGTGTGTCACCCCTGCTGGAGAGATGGTCTCTGGGACACTGACTCCTCAAGGACAACCAAGACCCAActgtgccg gttcCACCCCCACTCTCCCAGGTCATCCTCTGACCATGTGTGAGTGGTGGAGGGCCGGTGTGTCCCACCTCCCTGGATCCTTCCAACCCCAGTGTGACTCCCAGGGCCAGTTCCTCCCCATCCAGTGCTGGGAGGCTACAGGGCAATGCTGGTGTATCAACCGTGCTGAAGAAGTGGTCCTTGGGACACTGACTCCTCGAGGACAACCAAGACCCAGCTGTACAG gTCTTTCTCAGACTAGCTGTGAACGTTTGAGGGCCAGTGCTTCCCAAGTCCCTGGAGCCTACGTCCCCCAGTGTGACTCAGAGGGCAGGTTCCTCCCCACCCAGTGCCGGGTCTCTACAGGGCAGTGCTGGTGTGTCAACGCTGCTGGAGATGAGGTCCCTGGGACACTCACTTCTCCAGGCCAAACAAGACCCACCTGTCCAG TTCGTCTTATGACCAGGTGTGAGTTCTGGAGCGCCAGTGTGTCCCACCTCCCTGGAGCTTACGTCCCCCAGTGTGACTCCCAGGGCCAGTTCCTCCCTACCCAGTGCCGGGTCTCTACAGGGCAGTGCTGGTGTGTCACCCCTGCTGGAGAGATGGTCTCTGGGACACTGACTCCTCAAGGACAACCAAGACCCAActgtgccg gttcCACCCCCACTCTCCCAAGTCATCCTCTGACCATGTGTGAGTGGTGGAGGGCCGGTGTGTCCCACCGCCCTGGATCCTTCCAACCCCAGTGTGACTCCCAGGGCCAGTTCCTCCCCATCCAGTGCTGGGAGGCTACAGGGCAATGCTGGTGTATCAACCGTGCTGAAGAAGTGGTCCTTGGGACACTGACTCCTCGAGGACAACCAAGACCCAGCTGTACAG gTCTTTCTCAGACTAGCTGTGAACGTTTGAGGGCCAGTGCTTCCCAAGTCCCTGGAGCCTACGTCCCCCAGTGTGACTCAGAGGGCAGGTTCCTCCCCACCCAGTGCCGGGTCTCTACAGGGCAGTGCTGGTGTGTCAACGCTGCTGGAGATGAGGTCCCTGGGACACTCACTTCTCCAGGCCAAACAAGACCCACCTGTCCAG TTCGTCTTCTGACCAGGTGTGAGTTCTGGAGCGCCAGTGTGTCCCACCTCCCTGGAGCCTACATCCCCCAGTGTGACTCCCAAGGCAGCTTCTTCCCCACCCAGTGCTGGGTCTCTACAGGGCAGTGCTGGTGTGTCACCCCTGCTGGAGAAGTGGTCCCTGGGACAGTGACTCCTGCGGGACAAGAAAGACACAGCTGCACAG atcgtcCCCAGACCTTGTGCGAGGAGCGAAGGACCGCCGGGGCGACGGTCGCTGGAGCCTACGTCCCCCAGTGTGACTCCCAGGGCCAGTTCCTCCCCACCCAGTGCTGGGAGTCTACAGGGCAATGCTGGTGTGTCAACGCTGCTGGAGAAATGGTCCCTGGGACACTGACTCCCCAAGGACAACCAAGACCCagctgtgcag aTCGTCCTCAGACTAGGTGTGAACTGTGGAGGGCCAGTGTGTCCCAACTCCCTGGAGCCTACGTCCCCCAGTGTGACGCCCAGGGCCAGTTCCTCCCCACCCAGTGCCGGGTCTCTACAGGGCAGTGCTGGTGTGTCACTCCTGCCGGAGAAGTGGTCTCTGGGACACTTACTTCTCAAGGACAACCAAGACCCACCTGCACAGgtgttctccctccctatcctccTACCGTCCCCACCCTTCCAGATCGTCCCCAGACCTTGTGTGAGCAGAGGAGGGCCAGTGTGACGGTCGCTGGAGCCTACGTCCCCCAGTGTGACTCCCAGGGCCAGTTCCTCCCCACCCAGTGCTGGGAGTCTACGGGGCAATGCTGGTGTGTCAACGCTGCTGGAGAAATGGTCCCTGGGACACTGACTCCCCAAGGACAACCAAGACCCagctgtgcag aTCGTCCTCAGACTAGGTGTGAACTGTGGAGGGCCAGTGTGTCCCACCTCCCTGGAGCTTACGTCCCACAGTGTGACTCTCAGGGCCAGTTCCTCCCCACCCAGTGCCGGGTCTCTACAGGGCAGTGCTGGTGTGTCACCCCTGCTGGAGAGGTGGTCTCTGGGACACTGACTTCTCAAGGACAACCAAGACCCACCTGCACAGgtgttctccctccctatcctccTACCGTCCCCACCCTTCCAGATCGTCCCCAGACCTTGTGTGAGCAGAGGAGGGCCAGTGGGACAGTCGCTGGAGCCTACGTCCCCCAGTGTGACTCTCAGGGCCAGTTCCTCCCTACCCAGTGCCAGGAGTCTACAGGGCAGTGCTGGTGTGTCACCCCTGCTGGAGAGGTGGTCTCTGGGACACTGACTCCTCAAGGACAACCAAGACCCAactgtgcag gttcCACCCCCACTCTCCCAGGTCATCCTCTGACCATGTGTGAGTGGTGGAGGGCCGGTGTGTCCCACCTCCCTGGATCCTTCCAACCCCAGTGTGACTCCCAGGGCCAGTTCCTCCCCATCCAGTGCTGGGAGGCTACAGGGCAATGCTGGTGTATCAACCGTGCTGAAGAAGTGGTCCTTGGGACACTGACTCCTCGAGGACGACCAAGACCCAGCTGTACAG gTCTTTCTCCGACTAGCTGTGAACGTTTGAGGGCCAGTGCTTCCCAAGTCCCTGGAGCCTACGTCCCCCAGTGTGACTCAGAGGGCAGGTTCCTCCCCACCCAGTGCCGGGTCTCTACAGGGCAGTGCTGGTGTGTCAACGCTGCTGGAGATGAGGTCCCTGGGACACTCACTTCTCCAGGCCAAACAAGACCCACCTGTCCAG TTCGTCTTATGACCAGGTGTGAGTTCTGGAGCGCCAGTGTGTCCCACCTCCCTGGAGCCTACATCCCCCAGTGTGACTCCCAAGGCAGATTCTTCCCCACCCAGTGCTGGGTCTCTACAGGGCAGTGCTGGTGTGTCACCCCTGCTGGAGAAGTGGTCCCTGGGACAGTGACTCCTGCGGGACAAGAAAGACACAGCTGCACAG atcGTCCCCAGACCTTGTGTGAACAGAGAAGGACCGGTGTGATGGTCGCTGGAGCTTACGTTCCCCAGTGTGACTCCCAGGGCCAGTTCCTCCCCACCCAGTGCTGGGAGTCTACGGGGCAATGCTGGTGTGTCAACGCTGCTGGAGAGGTGGTCCCTGGGACACTGACTCCGCAAGGACAACCAAGACCGAACTgtgcag tTCGTCCTCAGACTTACTGTGAGTACTGGAGGTCTGGTGTGACAGCCCCTGGAGCGTACCTCCCCCAGTGTGACTCAGAGGGCCGGTTCCTCCCCACCCAGTGCTGGAGCTCCATAGGGCACTGCTGGTGTGTCAATGGTGCTGGAGACGGGATCTCTGGTACACTTACTCCTCCAGGACAACCAAAACCCaactgtgaag tTGTTCCTCTGACCTTCTGTCAGCTGTGGAGGAACAGTGTGACCCCTCTCCCTGGTGCTTTAGTCCCCCAGTGTGACCCCCAGGGCCAGTTCCAGCCCACCCAATGCTGGAGAACATCCTCGGATTCTTCAGGTTATTGTGGCTGTTTCAGCCCTGCTGGAGAAGCCATCCCTGGGACACAAACTCCTCCAGGACAACCCAGACCCTCCTGCGCCTAG